A region from the Phycisphaerae bacterium genome encodes:
- a CDS encoding formylglycine-generating enzyme family protein, translating to MSDNRFRFAGAVLAVVLLLAGGVGCCLDKQARITVASATDVTAGTADRGAPLPAGVSLPPGFYPLSGQYDLENPDDHYGGWPRYIMCVADGMVMAYVPAQEFMMGGGTDLDEVPARAVRVNHFYVDIHEVTNCQFGRYSRQGPYRQFYMPGVNDHHPVRNVSWVEAHGYAAWAGKSLPTEAQWEAAARGSDRRIYPWGNEEQSDVTRYLCNASTGRDYYDGYQGPAPVMSYSAGISPFGAFNMAGNVWEWCADWYDPGRYAYPSEEDPPSALERGALPFGDRNYPSPKHKDIREARVGPPVGLERVIRGGSFMDPIQQCRVDTRASLPPAARRNNVGFRCVLMLPPTEDNDLALASR from the coding sequence ATGTCTGACAATCGGTTCAGGTTTGCAGGTGCGGTACTGGCCGTAGTTCTGCTGCTCGCCGGCGGCGTGGGATGCTGCCTGGACAAGCAAGCCCGCATAACGGTCGCTTCGGCGACGGATGTCACTGCCGGTACAGCGGATCGGGGCGCCCCGTTGCCGGCAGGGGTCAGTCTGCCACCGGGTTTTTATCCGCTTTCCGGACAGTATGATCTGGAAAATCCTGACGACCACTACGGCGGCTGGCCGCGGTATATCATGTGCGTGGCCGACGGCATGGTGATGGCCTACGTGCCGGCCCAAGAGTTCATGATGGGCGGCGGCACCGATCTGGATGAGGTACCTGCCCGCGCGGTTCGGGTGAATCATTTCTACGTGGATATTCATGAGGTGACCAACTGTCAGTTCGGTCGATATTCCCGGCAGGGGCCTTACAGGCAGTTCTATATGCCGGGCGTGAACGATCATCATCCGGTCCGCAACGTGTCATGGGTCGAGGCCCACGGCTATGCCGCTTGGGCCGGCAAGAGCCTGCCCACCGAAGCTCAGTGGGAGGCTGCAGCGCGCGGGAGCGACCGTCGCATCTATCCCTGGGGTAACGAAGAGCAGAGCGACGTAACCCGCTACCTGTGCAACGCCAGCACCGGCCGGGACTACTACGATGGTTATCAGGGACCGGCGCCGGTGATGAGTTACTCGGCCGGCATCAGTCCTTTCGGGGCGTTCAACATGGCCGGCAACGTGTGGGAGTGGTGCGCCGACTGGTATGATCCCGGTCGATATGCCTATCCGAGCGAGGAGGATCCTCCGTCGGCCCTCGAGCGAGGAGCTTTGCCGTTCGGTGACCGGAACTACCCGAGCCCGAAACATAAGGACATTCGCGAGGCCCGCGTCGGCCCGCCGGTTGGCCTCGAGCGAGTCATACGCGGCGGCTCGTTCATGGACCCGATTCAGCAGTGTCGGGTTGACACACGAGCGTCGCTGCCGCCCGCCGCTCGCCGTAACAACGTCGGCTTCCGTTGCGTGCTGATGCTGCCGCCGACCGAAGACAACGATTTGGCACTTGCGTCTCGTTGA
- the murA gene encoding UDP-N-acetylglucosamine 1-carboxyvinyltransferase, producing the protein MDYFRINGGKRLRGTVDINGAKNAALPIMAASILCEGEVVLRNVPDLMDIRSMEKLLNKLGVSSVREPGGTLRLKVQDEMNCHADYELVRQMRASVCVMGPLLGKRGRSQVSLPGGCAIGDRPINLHILGLQALGAEADLINGDVLLKAKRLTGTELFLGGPFGSTVTGTANVMMAAVLAEGRTVIESAACEPEVADLANFLNACGARITGHGSPRITIDGVKKLTGCEYTIIPDRIEAGTFIIAGAITNGEIRLRNCRLEHLLALVDRLRLIGVNVEREGDEVVVSSTRRLEPVDITTQPYPGFPTDLQAQTMALLCLADGNSIITEKIYPDRFMHVGELSRLGAKLRKEGPTVIIQGVKRLVGAPVMASDLRASAALVLAGLVAKGETRVNRVYHIDRGYERVERRLQALGADIERRSGEEE; encoded by the coding sequence GTGGACTATTTTCGCATCAATGGCGGCAAGCGATTACGTGGTACGGTGGACATCAACGGGGCGAAAAACGCCGCACTTCCCATCATGGCGGCATCAATCCTGTGTGAAGGCGAGGTCGTCCTCAGGAACGTCCCTGATCTGATGGACATCCGTTCGATGGAAAAGCTCCTGAACAAGCTTGGGGTTTCCTCGGTGCGAGAGCCGGGAGGAACCCTTCGACTAAAGGTTCAGGATGAGATGAATTGTCACGCAGATTATGAACTGGTTCGACAGATGCGGGCCAGCGTTTGTGTGATGGGGCCGCTTCTCGGCAAGCGGGGTCGGTCACAAGTCAGCCTTCCCGGAGGATGTGCCATCGGCGACCGGCCGATCAATCTTCACATCCTGGGCTTGCAGGCATTGGGCGCAGAGGCCGACTTGATTAACGGCGACGTTCTCCTGAAAGCCAAGCGGTTGACCGGTACGGAGCTATTCTTGGGAGGGCCTTTCGGCTCCACGGTCACCGGTACGGCCAACGTCATGATGGCGGCCGTACTTGCCGAAGGTCGGACGGTGATTGAGTCCGCGGCGTGCGAGCCTGAAGTGGCCGACCTAGCCAACTTTCTCAACGCCTGTGGTGCCCGGATCACTGGGCATGGTTCCCCGAGAATCACGATCGACGGGGTGAAGAAACTGACCGGTTGTGAGTACACGATTATTCCCGACCGAATCGAGGCTGGGACGTTCATCATCGCCGGCGCCATCACCAATGGCGAGATCAGGTTGCGCAACTGCAGGCTGGAGCATCTCCTGGCGTTGGTTGACCGCTTGCGGCTGATCGGCGTCAACGTGGAGCGAGAAGGCGATGAAGTCGTGGTCAGCAGTACCCGGCGGCTTGAGCCGGTTGATATCACGACTCAGCCCTATCCAGGATTCCCGACCGACCTGCAAGCCCAAACCATGGCTCTGCTTTGTCTGGCCGACGGCAACAGCATCATTACCGAGAAGATCTACCCCGACCGTTTCATGCATGTGGGCGAACTGAGCCGACTCGGGGCCAAACTTCGCAAGGAAGGGCCGACGGTGATCATTCAAGGCGTGAAGCGACTGGTAGGTGCCCCTGTCATGGCCTCTGACTTGCGAGCTTCCGCTGCCTTGGTGCTGGCGGGGCTTGTGGCCAAGGGCGAAACCCGGGTCAACCGTGTTTACCACATTGACCGGGGTTACGAGCGGGTTGAACGTAGGCTGCAGGCTCTGGGGGCCGACATTGAGCGGCGTTCAGGTGAGGAGGAGTGA
- a CDS encoding HD domain-containing protein has translation MADHLWQRAERDLCVAVEKAAPDPIVWEHSARVARICEYISRLPEIAAGSFNPEALTVAALYHAMGWVLQCRAGDISHRELLLRPTPDAYREMAADWIEIHLKGVVPGGVIERAMSAIRQSGNRRTRLVEAQILADADDLDQIGPPYIDLMIRKCRWEGKTMEQLLTAWQRQEEYKYWEARINESLRFEAVRAIARRRHEALRQFMASLTATIKLDDLAALAKSHREQSPPLGAVAPAEPQ, from the coding sequence ATGGCGGACCATCTCTGGCAACGGGCTGAGCGAGATCTGTGCGTAGCAGTTGAGAAAGCGGCACCAGACCCGATCGTCTGGGAGCATAGTGCCCGTGTTGCCCGAATCTGCGAATACATCTCGCGATTGCCGGAGATTGCAGCGGGATCCTTCAATCCGGAGGCCCTGACGGTCGCGGCCTTGTATCACGCGATGGGCTGGGTATTGCAGTGTCGGGCCGGGGACATTTCACATCGTGAGCTGCTACTTCGTCCAACACCGGATGCCTATCGTGAGATGGCTGCCGACTGGATAGAGATTCATCTCAAGGGTGTCGTGCCCGGAGGGGTTATTGAGCGGGCCATGTCTGCCATTCGGCAGTCGGGCAACCGCCGGACTCGTCTGGTGGAAGCCCAGATTCTGGCAGATGCGGACGATCTCGACCAGATCGGGCCGCCGTACATCGACCTGATGATTCGCAAGTGCCGCTGGGAGGGCAAGACCATGGAGCAACTCCTGACGGCATGGCAACGGCAAGAGGAATACAAATACTGGGAGGCTCGTATCAACGAGTCCCTTCGTTTCGAGGCTGTTCGTGCCATCGCCCGGCGACGCCATGAGGCCTTGCGGCAATTCATGGCCAGCTTGACTGCCACCATCAAGCTGGATGACTTGGCGGCGCTCGCCAAATCGCATCGTGAGCAATCGCCACCGCTTGGTGCGGTAGCGCCCGCTGAGCCGCAGTAG
- a CDS encoding SDR family oxidoreductase, translating to MGDGAKVVLITGASSGMGAAAAIRLARDRAKVVLAARREDRLKQVAEQVRQAGGEALVCVTDVTRLADIRAMIARTMETYGRIDVLYNNAGLMRVAPIEQLSHEDIEQMISVNVLGAVRVLKETVPIFKKQDSGLIINVSSVLGRKTRATAWVYAGTKWAITAINEGLREELAGTRIRVCSLQPGVVDTELFDAFEVHPAQWQKITHMVKPQDVAELIAFIVSRPWYFNINEVLFRPTQQVV from the coding sequence ATGGGCGATGGCGCAAAGGTCGTATTGATCACCGGGGCGAGTAGCGGCATGGGAGCGGCGGCGGCCATCCGGCTGGCGCGTGACCGGGCGAAGGTGGTTCTGGCTGCCCGGCGCGAAGATCGATTGAAGCAAGTAGCCGAGCAGGTCCGCCAAGCGGGCGGCGAGGCTCTTGTCTGTGTCACGGACGTCACCCGGCTCGCGGATATCCGGGCAATGATTGCCCGAACGATGGAGACCTACGGACGCATCGACGTTCTCTACAACAACGCCGGGCTCATGCGGGTCGCACCCATAGAGCAGCTTTCTCACGAAGACATCGAGCAGATGATTAGCGTCAATGTCCTGGGAGCCGTTCGGGTGCTCAAAGAGACCGTTCCGATCTTTAAGAAACAGGACAGCGGGCTGATTATCAACGTTTCCTCAGTGCTCGGCCGCAAGACCCGGGCCACAGCCTGGGTCTACGCCGGAACGAAGTGGGCGATCACGGCGATCAACGAGGGTCTCCGCGAGGAACTGGCCGGTACAAGGATCCGCGTATGTTCGCTGCAGCCCGGCGTCGTGGACACGGAACTCTTCGACGCGTTCGAGGTTCACCCGGCCCAGTGGCAGAAAATCACACACATGGTCAAGCCCCAGGACGTTGCGGAGCTCATCGCCTTCATCGTCAGCCGACCGTGGTACTTCAATATCAACGAGGTGCTCTTCCGGCCGACACAGCAGGTCGTTTAG
- a CDS encoding HAD family hydrolase, translating into MSSAAVFWDRDGTLIEDPGYISSRDQVRLLPGAAEALKRVSAAGFENIIATNQSGIARGFLDESILESVHQRLRDLLAAEGAAIDAIYYCPYLPGEEAVVEAYRQDSDLRKPRPGMLLKASLERKIDLAASWSIGNSLRDAQAGRAAGCRTVVIEPDPVEREKLRNHKDVDFVVSSLSEAVDAVLNCSRSSNDKSEAPLETGAGETLREILSFLRMVDRRQQTVDVSLPAIVGMLFQVLAFVALIWAVFGLLNANNYSEPVLRILFTIALQLIAMTFVLVSSKR; encoded by the coding sequence ATGTCATCTGCAGCAGTCTTCTGGGATCGGGACGGAACTCTGATCGAAGACCCGGGTTATATCAGCAGCCGTGACCAGGTTCGGTTGCTGCCCGGGGCTGCTGAAGCTCTTAAACGTGTCTCCGCCGCCGGTTTCGAGAACATCATTGCCACCAACCAGTCCGGTATCGCCCGCGGCTTCCTGGATGAGTCGATCCTGGAGAGCGTCCATCAGCGGTTGCGGGATCTTCTGGCGGCCGAAGGGGCTGCTATCGATGCCATCTACTACTGTCCCTACCTGCCGGGCGAGGAGGCCGTGGTCGAAGCGTACCGTCAGGACAGCGACCTGCGCAAGCCGCGACCGGGCATGCTTCTCAAAGCCTCATTGGAACGAAAGATCGACTTGGCGGCTTCGTGGAGCATCGGCAACTCGCTGCGCGATGCGCAGGCGGGCCGTGCGGCCGGCTGTCGAACCGTGGTCATTGAGCCCGATCCCGTTGAGAGAGAAAAACTACGAAATCACAAAGACGTCGATTTCGTAGTGAGTTCCCTGTCCGAGGCGGTGGACGCCGTGCTCAACTGCTCGCGATCGTCGAACGACAAGTCCGAGGCCCCGCTGGAGACCGGCGCCGGGGAGACGCTTCGGGAGATTCTCAGCTTCCTTCGGATGGTCGATCGGCGACAACAGACGGTCGACGTGTCGTTGCCGGCGATCGTGGGCATGCTGTTCCAGGTGCTGGCGTTTGTGGCCCTGATCTGGGCGGTGTTCGGCCTGTTGAACGCAAACAACTACAGTGAGCCGGTCCTGCGCATCCTTTTCACCATCGCACTTCAGCTCATCGCGATGACGTTTGTCCTTGTTTCCTCCAAGCGATGA
- a CDS encoding enolase C-terminal domain-like protein, whose amino-acid sequence MRLDNQPAKAENGAAWLRAGGSSKGANGGQTSGEILMRQSQIACVRVFPLSIPLRHAFSHAAHSRVHADPIIVQIELGGGTMGYGETLPRPYVTRENAESVLTTIRGPLTAELLTFRPSSFAEALERIDALPFLDDEGRLICAARAGVELALLDVYSRFFDRDIAEVAGWLGLPGLGSPGSARRVRYSGVLSGDDIVRLRRSVRKMRLFGLRDFKLKVGYEDDVERVSAVANSLRRALRNGATLRLDANGSWSIERAIEICKALRSHPIACIEQPLAPGCEEQLIRLKNDTRSPIMHDESLVTQADAERLHRMGIADAFNIRLSKNGGFLPSLRLAHWAGRHGIRHQLGCMVGETSVLSAAGRKYLECVPGVWFAEGSYGRFLLRGDVVKKPIRFGFGGRFQTLSGPGWGVEVDPDLLRRYAAGAVAEIFL is encoded by the coding sequence TTGCGTCTGGACAATCAGCCGGCCAAGGCTGAGAATGGTGCGGCGTGGCTCCGTGCCGGGGGTTCGTCGAAAGGGGCAAACGGAGGCCAGACCAGCGGCGAAATCCTGATGCGCCAGTCGCAGATTGCCTGCGTTCGTGTTTTCCCGTTATCCATTCCCTTGCGGCATGCTTTCAGCCATGCCGCGCACAGCCGCGTTCACGCCGACCCTATCATAGTGCAAATCGAGCTGGGCGGCGGAACGATGGGATATGGCGAGACGTTGCCTCGACCCTATGTGACACGAGAGAACGCGGAATCCGTCCTGACGACGATCCGCGGGCCGCTGACCGCCGAGCTGCTTACCTTCCGTCCCTCAAGTTTCGCAGAGGCACTTGAGCGTATCGACGCGCTGCCGTTCCTCGATGACGAGGGACGGCTGATATGCGCCGCTCGAGCAGGCGTCGAGTTGGCCCTTCTGGATGTCTACAGCCGATTCTTCGACCGGGACATCGCTGAAGTGGCCGGCTGGCTGGGGCTGCCCGGTCTGGGGAGCCCCGGAAGTGCGCGTCGTGTCCGCTACAGCGGCGTCCTCTCCGGTGACGACATCGTCCGGTTGCGTCGATCGGTTCGCAAGATGCGCTTGTTCGGTTTGCGGGATTTCAAGCTCAAGGTCGGCTATGAGGACGATGTGGAGCGGGTATCGGCGGTCGCGAACTCCCTGCGCCGGGCCCTGAGGAACGGGGCAACGCTTCGGCTGGATGCCAATGGTTCCTGGTCGATCGAACGGGCGATCGAGATTTGCAAGGCGTTGCGGAGTCACCCCATTGCCTGCATCGAACAGCCTCTCGCGCCGGGATGCGAGGAGCAGCTCATTCGGCTGAAGAACGATACCCGGTCACCCATCATGCACGACGAGTCGCTCGTGACGCAGGCCGACGCGGAGCGACTGCACCGCATGGGCATCGCCGACGCGTTCAACATTCGGCTCAGCAAGAACGGAGGGTTTCTGCCCTCGTTGCGGTTGGCTCACTGGGCGGGCAGGCATGGGATTCGACATCAACTGGGATGCATGGTGGGCGAGACAAGCGTTTTGTCGGCCGCCGGCCGGAAATACCTCGAGTGCGTGCCGGGTGTGTGGTTCGCTGAAGGCAGCTACGGGCGGTTTCTGCTGCGTGGAGACGTCGTCAAGAAGCCGATCCGCTTCGGCTTTGGCGGACGATTCCAGACCTTGTCAGGACCGGGATGGGGCGTCGAGGTCGATCCAGACTTGTTGCGACGATATGCCGCCGGAGCCGTTGCCGAGATCTTTCTCTAG
- a CDS encoding 7-cyano-7-deazaguanine synthase encodes MEKAVVLASGGVNSTVAIAVTREQYEPHLFHINWGHRAAEREAIAFQQTASAMGIENTMLVEMPALSTWGGNARASRRLAIEDAAALEKGTPATFAFALLPTMLSAAASWAGSIGARRLVIGVSEDHGVPGPAISELYPDHRIEFIQTFNLMLKYAIPAGQELVVEAPLLEMTRPEVVRLGMRLEVPFKLTWSCYANNDRPCDRCLACHNRAAGFLQAKLPDPLVLSEKVVVL; translated from the coding sequence ATGGAGAAGGCCGTTGTGCTCGCCAGCGGGGGTGTCAACAGCACGGTGGCCATCGCGGTCACGCGTGAACAGTATGAGCCTCACCTTTTCCACATCAACTGGGGGCATCGAGCTGCCGAGCGCGAAGCGATTGCCTTTCAGCAGACCGCCAGCGCCATGGGGATTGAGAACACGATGCTGGTCGAGATGCCCGCCCTGTCCACTTGGGGCGGAAATGCTCGCGCCAGCAGGCGTCTGGCCATTGAGGATGCAGCCGCCCTGGAGAAAGGCACACCGGCCACCTTCGCGTTTGCTCTACTCCCGACCATGTTGAGCGCGGCGGCGTCCTGGGCCGGTTCAATCGGTGCCCGCCGCCTTGTGATCGGCGTCAGTGAAGATCACGGTGTCCCCGGTCCGGCGATTTCCGAGCTCTATCCCGATCATCGCATTGAGTTCATTCAGACCTTCAACCTGATGCTCAAGTACGCCATCCCGGCCGGTCAGGAACTGGTTGTCGAGGCCCCCCTGCTTGAGATGACGCGCCCGGAAGTCGTTCGACTGGGCATGCGGCTCGAGGTTCCCTTCAAACTGACCTGGAGCTGCTACGCCAATAATGACAGGCCCTGTGACCGATGCCTGGCCTGCCACAACCGGGCGGCGGGATTCCTGCAGGCCAAGCTTCCTGATCCGCTGGTTCTCTCCGAGAAGGTGGTGGTGCTCTGA
- a CDS encoding 2-oxoacid:acceptor oxidoreductase family protein, which translates to MSKTIAAKFLRNEGTDVFNGNELLVKGALETAGGVHLLTGYPGSPVSAFFDVIAACASLFRERGIEGRISNNEAHSVAAVNGSQMAPLRAMAVMKSVGLHVASDALALGNLAGPHPHGGAVIVVGDDPWSESTQVPADSRFLFRHLFVPVIEPSTPQEVKDYVGAAFELSRSSGLYLGYVITTMLADGGGTVTCGPNHYPLANTAHRIDLDTFSLDLENRVLLPPRTGRREVSFADRYERLAQAVRQLELNRFLDVPGSDELLLVTSGMAFQYVQQALEDLGLDGRIPILKLAVTWPLDRREIEPLLRRFGHVVVVEERRAFIEEQLSQLALGLAQNGAGRVASVWGKLFPGPSPGFRTTLGLNVSMVTERLGSLLRAIESPFAAEASRRIERELRFHSQTVREKLNIPPRTPTFCPGCPHRDSANVLLQIKEQFNDEAYMRKHHGCGAIDLVFHGDTGCYTMLMFEPNAPLMHNYSGMGLGGATGSGIDPFIRNKQVVFMGDSTFFHSGATAISNSIANRQDITYVILANGTTAMTGHQPLPTAETDLLQRPVPVQQIDAVVRGFTGGRCTVIRTDPGDRDNYKELLERTILADGVKVVIADKECGITAQRRRMKLERAEQNRKGFVRRKVYMNVTPEVCEYCLECTSRTGCPGLTIEPTDYGPKVATDLSWCVNDGACAKLAVCPAFEEVVVTRRKPPTPRGHKIMLADIPEPVPQFKGDVWRAWIAGVGGMGIGTATAVLVHAAQHEGYSVQFSDKKGLAIRNGGVYSQLTLSRNGRTAGMTLGYGKADLLLGMDLLEAVRAIDPEAPFQVASPERTAVVVNCDTAPTIRTLLGRDAAAADEWEAALRRAARPGQYFSARVAALCERIFGTKLYVNLTMLGIACQRGLIPLSLEAIQAGIRKTITVDVEKNLRAFEVGRKLVSHPELFGEIFGDTEDGRSLARTVRAKAAYLNMRQMGSRRALRTEQLGSGAKRRLADTPLARTYKHMVYTTLRACRELDRRTMRDIAVRIYDLIQWGGVRYARRYVQRIRRVFLADHEQFEFSATRAVVHNLARLMLIKDEFYVAYLLTSYEKLRRDRQRFNVNPAIGDRIRYRRVFHPRIMGRRVDIRLPHWCLYAMRSLRFLRKPMFWYRLRERRFLRWYEEIVDGFCSADESRYEQYVELLRLPDTVRGYAEIRWPRMKQARDRAAQILARSVSSSIEAKSV; encoded by the coding sequence ATGAGTAAGACTATTGCCGCCAAGTTCCTGCGGAACGAAGGCACGGATGTCTTCAACGGTAACGAACTCCTCGTCAAAGGGGCGTTGGAGACGGCCGGCGGCGTGCATCTCCTGACGGGTTATCCCGGTTCCCCGGTTTCAGCCTTCTTTGACGTAATCGCCGCCTGCGCGTCGCTTTTTCGGGAACGCGGTATCGAGGGCCGCATCTCGAACAACGAAGCTCACTCGGTCGCCGCCGTCAACGGCTCGCAGATGGCCCCGTTGAGGGCCATGGCAGTCATGAAAAGCGTGGGCCTGCACGTCGCCAGCGATGCCTTGGCCCTGGGCAATCTGGCCGGCCCGCATCCCCACGGCGGAGCAGTCATTGTGGTCGGTGATGATCCGTGGAGCGAAAGCACCCAGGTGCCTGCCGACTCCAGGTTTCTCTTCCGCCATCTGTTCGTCCCGGTCATCGAGCCCAGCACGCCCCAGGAGGTCAAGGATTACGTCGGGGCTGCGTTCGAGCTTTCTCGGTCAAGTGGGCTCTACCTCGGATACGTGATCACCACCATGTTGGCCGACGGCGGCGGCACGGTCACCTGTGGACCGAACCATTATCCGCTGGCCAACACGGCGCATCGGATCGATCTCGACACCTTTTCGTTGGACTTGGAAAACCGAGTTCTGCTGCCACCGCGGACCGGCCGTCGGGAAGTCTCTTTCGCGGATCGGTATGAACGGCTTGCTCAGGCGGTTCGGCAACTGGAGCTGAACCGGTTCTTGGACGTGCCCGGTAGCGACGAGTTGCTCCTTGTCACCAGCGGCATGGCGTTTCAATACGTGCAACAGGCGCTCGAGGATCTGGGCCTCGATGGGCGGATCCCGATTCTCAAACTGGCCGTCACTTGGCCTCTCGATCGGCGGGAGATCGAGCCGCTTCTGCGGCGATTCGGCCACGTGGTCGTCGTTGAAGAGCGACGGGCGTTCATCGAGGAACAGCTTTCCCAGTTGGCTCTCGGCCTCGCCCAGAATGGGGCGGGCAGGGTGGCAAGTGTTTGGGGCAAGCTCTTCCCTGGTCCAAGTCCGGGTTTTCGGACGACGTTGGGGCTTAATGTCTCGATGGTCACCGAACGACTGGGAAGCCTGCTGAGGGCGATCGAGTCACCGTTCGCCGCAGAGGCATCCAGGCGAATCGAGCGGGAGTTGCGTTTCCACAGCCAGACGGTCAGGGAAAAACTCAACATCCCGCCTCGCACGCCGACGTTCTGTCCGGGTTGTCCCCACCGCGACTCGGCCAACGTCCTGCTGCAGATCAAGGAGCAGTTCAACGACGAGGCCTACATGCGAAAGCATCACGGCTGCGGGGCGATCGACCTGGTTTTCCACGGCGACACCGGCTGCTACACGATGCTGATGTTCGAGCCCAACGCTCCGCTGATGCACAATTACTCTGGCATGGGCCTCGGCGGTGCGACCGGCAGCGGCATTGATCCCTTTATCCGCAACAAGCAGGTCGTGTTCATGGGCGACTCGACCTTTTTCCATTCCGGGGCAACCGCGATCAGCAACTCGATTGCCAACCGGCAGGACATCACCTACGTCATCCTGGCCAACGGTACGACGGCCATGACCGGTCACCAGCCTCTGCCCACCGCGGAAACCGACCTGCTGCAGCGTCCGGTCCCCGTCCAGCAGATAGACGCCGTGGTCCGCGGCTTTACCGGGGGGCGTTGTACGGTGATTCGTACCGACCCCGGGGATCGCGACAACTACAAAGAGCTGCTCGAACGGACCATTCTGGCCGACGGCGTCAAGGTCGTCATCGCCGACAAGGAATGCGGGATCACCGCGCAGCGCCGCCGGATGAAGCTGGAGCGGGCCGAGCAGAACCGCAAGGGCTTTGTCCGCCGGAAGGTGTACATGAATGTCACGCCGGAAGTCTGCGAATACTGCCTCGAATGTACGAGCAGGACGGGCTGCCCCGGGCTGACCATCGAACCCACGGATTACGGTCCGAAAGTCGCGACTGATCTGTCATGGTGCGTCAATGATGGCGCGTGCGCCAAGCTGGCTGTATGTCCTGCGTTTGAGGAGGTCGTCGTGACCCGCCGCAAGCCGCCGACCCCTCGCGGGCACAAGATCATGCTGGCCGATATTCCCGAGCCGGTCCCCCAGTTCAAGGGTGACGTCTGGCGAGCCTGGATCGCCGGCGTCGGCGGCATGGGCATCGGCACGGCCACGGCCGTCCTCGTACATGCAGCTCAGCACGAGGGTTACAGCGTGCAGTTCAGCGACAAGAAGGGTCTGGCCATCCGAAACGGCGGCGTCTATTCGCAGCTGACCCTGAGCCGCAACGGCCGGACGGCCGGCATGACCCTCGGATACGGCAAGGCGGATCTGCTGCTGGGGATGGATCTCCTTGAGGCGGTCAGAGCGATCGACCCGGAGGCGCCGTTCCAGGTCGCTTCGCCCGAACGCACGGCAGTGGTGGTGAATTGTGACACTGCGCCGACAATTCGCACGCTGTTGGGCCGTGATGCCGCCGCGGCGGATGAATGGGAGGCCGCGCTGCGGCGTGCTGCCCGGCCGGGCCAGTACTTTTCAGCACGGGTGGCTGCGCTCTGCGAACGAATCTTCGGCACGAAACTCTACGTCAACCTGACCATGCTGGGGATTGCCTGTCAACGAGGCTTGATCCCCTTGTCGCTGGAGGCTATTCAGGCCGGCATTCGCAAAACGATCACGGTGGACGTCGAGAAGAACCTGAGGGCCTTCGAGGTCGGACGCAAACTGGTCAGTCATCCCGAGCTTTTCGGCGAGATTTTCGGCGATACCGAGGACGGCCGATCGCTGGCTCGCACCGTTCGAGCCAAGGCCGCTTATCTCAATATGCGACAGATGGGATCGCGCCGAGCGCTGCGGACCGAGCAACTCGGAAGCGGCGCGAAACGGCGATTGGCCGACACGCCCCTGGCCCGGACTTACAAACACATGGTCTATACGACACTACGGGCCTGCCGCGAACTGGATCGGAGAACGATGCGCGACATCGCGGTGCGCATCTATGATTTGATCCAATGGGGTGGGGTCCGATACGCCCGCCGCTACGTCCAGCGAATCCGTCGGGTCTTCCTGGCCGACCACGAGCAGTTCGAATTCTCTGCGACGCGGGCCGTTGTTCACAATCTGGCCCGACTGATGCTGATCAAGGACGAGTTCTACGTTGCTTATCTGTTGACCAGTTATGAGAAGCTCCGCCGCGACCGGCAACGATTCAACGTCAACCCGGCCATTGGCGATCGGATCCGCTATCGGCGAGTGTTTCACCCGAGAATCATGGGCCGCCGTGTCGATATTCGCCTGCCGCACTGGTGCTTGTACGCAATGCGAAGTCTGCGCTTCCTGCGCAAGCCGATGTTTTGGTATCGCCTCCGCGAGCGCCGGTTCCTGCGTTGGTACGAGGAGATCGTCGACGGCTTCTGCTCGGCGGATGAGTCGCGTTATGAGCAGTACGTGGAGCTTCTTCGGTTACCGGACACGGTCCGCGGTTATGCCGAGATTCGCTGGCCAAGGATGAAGCAGGCCCGTGACCGCGCCGCCCAGATCCTTGCCAGATCCGTTTCCAGCTCGATCGAGGCGAAGTCCGTTTGA